A segment of the Ramlibacter agri genome:
GCCGCGTCCAGCGCGGCGTCGATGGCGAGGATCGCGCGCAGGTTGAGGTCCAGCACCTGGTCCCATTCCTGCGCGGACATGCGGCCCAGGCTGCGGTCGCGCGTGATGCCGGCGTTGTGCACCAGGACGTCCGCGCCGCCTGCGCGCTGCACGGCTTGCGCGAGCTGCGCCGGCGCGCCGGGTGCGGTCAGGTCCAGGGGCAGGGCTTCGCCGCTGGTTTCCGCCGCCAGCGCGCGCAGGGCGGCGTCCGCTTGCGGCACGTCGACGCAGAGCACGCAGTCGCCTTCGGCCGCGAGCCTCCGCACGGTGGCGGCGCCGATGCCACCGGCCGCGCCGGTGACGACGGATATGCGGCGCGCAGGGCGCGCAGTGGCGCTCGCCGCCTGCCAGTGCAGCGCCTGGCCGCAGACATAGGCGGAGCGCTCGCTGCAGAAGAAGGCGAGCGGCGCATCGAGCGCGGCGCCCGGCTCCAGGTACAGGCAGTTGGCCGTCGCGCCGCGACGCCCCAGCTCCTTCGCCAGCGAGCGGGTGAAGCCTTCGACGGCCCGGGCGCAGGCGGCTGCTTGCGGCGAAGGCGGAACGCCCGCAGCCAGGAGCAGCACGCGGCCGCCGGCGCCGAGAAGACGCACTGCGGGATGCAGCGCGTCGTACAGCACGCGCAGCGCGGCTACGCTGTCGCAGCCGGACGTATCCAGCACCACAGCATCCAGCGGGCCCCGATCGACAAGCAGTCCGCCCTGGGCTCGCACGGCCTCGGCCAGCGCGCCCGGACCTTGCACGAGCACGCATCGCCCTGTCAGTTCATCCGGTGCATAGGCGCCAGTCCGGCGCGGCAGCACCGGAGCCCGATATTTGCTGAAAAGCATGGGCGCGGATCATAGGCCGCCCGGATGACAGCGCTTCAGGCCGCCTGGCGCGCGGCCTCCCGCTCCCGCAGGCGGAAGCGCTGGATCTTGCCGGTGGCCGTCTTGGGCAGTTCGGGCAGGAACTCGATCGCGCGCGGGTACTTGTAGGCCGCCAGCCGTTCCTTGACGAAGGCCTTCAGCTCCTCGGCGCTCGCCTCGCGCCCCTGCTTCAACACGACGAAGGCCTTGGTCTTGGTCAGGCCCTCGGCATCGGACACGCCGATCACCGCCGCTTCCAGCACGGCGGCGTGCTGCACCAGCGTCGCTTCCACCTCGAACGGGCTCACGTAGATGCCGCTCACCTTCAGCATGTCGTCGCTGCGGCCGCCGTAGGTGTAGCTGCCATCGGCGTTGCGCAGGTACTTGTCGCCGCTCTTGCACCAGGCGCCCTGGAAGGTGTCGCGCGACTTCGCGCGGTTGGACCAGTACATCAGCGCGCTGGAGGGACCCTGGATGTAGAGGTCGCCCGGTTCGCCATCGGGCACCGGCGCGCCGTCGTCGCCGCGCAACTCGATGCGGTAGCCGGGCACCGGCCAGCCGGTGCTGCCGTAGCGCACCTGCTCCGGCCGGTTCGAGAGGAAGACGTGCAGCATCTCGGTGGAGCCGATGCCGTCGACGATGTCGACGCCGAAGTGCGCCTTGAAGCGCTCGCCCAGTTCGGCCGGCAAGGCCTCGCCGGCGGAGGAGACCAGGCGTAGCGCCAGTTCCTTGCGCGCGGGCAAGCCAGGCGCGGCGAGCATGCCGGCGAAGCCGGTGGGCGCGCCGTAGAACACGGTGGGCTTGACGCCGCCGACCTCGCCGCGCAGGCGGCGGAACACCTCGTCGGGCGTGGGTCGCCCCGCCAGCAACAGCACCGTCGCGCCTGCCCACAGCGGGAAGGTCAGCGCGTTGCCCAGCCCGTAGGCGAAATAGAGCTTGGCCGCGGAGAAGCAGACGTCGGATTCGCGCAGCCCGAGCACGCCCTGGCCATAGAGTTCGGCGGTCCAGTACGGATTGCCGTGCGCGTGCACCGCACCCTTGGGTCGTCCGGTGGAACCGGAGGAGTAGAGCCAGAAGGCCGGGTCGTCCGCGCGCGTGGGCGCGGGTTGCGCCAAGGCCTCGCCGAGGAAATTTTCGAACTCCACTTCGCCGGCCTGCAGCGCGTCCGCAGGCTGGGAAACGACGATCGCCTGCAATTCGTGCGCGCCCTGGTCCATCGCCGCGCGCAGCGTGGGCAGCAGCGCGCCGGACACGAAGGCCGCCTGCGCGCGCGAGTGCTCCAGCATGTAAGCGTAGTCGTCCGCCGTCAGCAGCGTGTTGACCGCGACCGGCACCGCGCCCGCGTAGATCGCGCCGAGGAAGGCGACCGGCCATTCGTTGGCGTCGTGCATCAGCAGCAGCACGCGCTCCTCGCGCCGCACGCCGGCCGCGCGCAGGGCAGCCGCCAGCTGCCGCACCCGCTGCGCGAGTGCGCCGTAGGTCAGCGTGCCACGGTCATCGACGAAGGCCGTCTTGCCGGGCCGCGCGGCGTTGCGCTGCAGCAGGTCGGAGGCGAAGTTGTACAGCTCGGGCGGCGGGGCGACGGATTCTGCGGTCATGGGGTCTCCTCGGCCCGCTGCGCGGGCCCTTCTTCGATGGCGAAAGAAAAGGCGGCCCTCAGGCCGCCAGGTTCTGCAGGACGCCGGTGCTGGCCTGGACGGCCGCGCGCCGGTGGTAGAAGTTCAGCGCGCGCAGCCCGCCGAGTTCTTCGCCGCCGCCGGCGCGGCCGGGGCCGCCGTGCAGCGATTGCGGCATCACGTTGCCGTGGCCGGTCTGGGTCGCCGCGACGTCGGGGGAGATGACGTGCACGCGGCCATGGCTGTCGGCGAGTTCGAGTGCGGCGGCGGAGAGCGCGCCCGCATCGCTGCCGTACAAGGAGGCGACCAGTGAGCCCTGGCCGCGCCGCACCAGCGCGAATGCATGGGCGGCATCGCGATACGGCATCAGCGTCGCGACCGGGCCGAACACCTCCAGGTCGTGGACGACGGGGTTGCCATCCGGGTCACGCGCACCGAGCAAGGTCGGCGCCATGCAGCAGGCCACCGCGGGGTCCGCATCCACCAGCGCCTGCTGCGAGCCATCGTGCAGCACCTCGGTGTGCTGCTGCAATTCGGCCAGTCCGCCGCGCACGGCCGCCAGCTGCCCGCGGCTCACCAGCGCACCCATGCGCACCGTCTCGTTGCGCGGGTTGCCGACGGTGGTCTTGGCCAGGCGCGCCGCGATCGCTTGCGCGGCGGCGTCGTACAGGTCCGATGGCACGAAGGCGCGCCGGATCGCCGTGCACTTCTGCCCGGACTTCTGCGTCATCTCGCGCGCCACTTCCTTGACGAAGAGGTCGAGCGACTCGCTGCCCGCGTCCGGCAACAGCACCGCGCTGTTGATGCTGTCCGCCTCGATGTTCACCCGCACCGAGCCGCGCGCGACGGCCGGGTGCGAACGGATGATCGCGGCCGTCTCGGCGGAGCCGGTGAAGGATACGACGTCGAAGGGCTGCAGCTGGTCCATCAGCCCCGCCGACGAACCGCACACGACGGACAGGGCGCCCGGCGGCAGGATGCCCGCCTCCACCACGTCCTGCACCATGCGTTGCGTGAGCCAGGCCGTCGCGGTGGCGGGCTTCACGATCACCGGCACGCCCGAGAGCAGCGCCGGGCCGGCCTTCTCCCACAAGCCCCAGCTCGGGAAGTTGAAGGCATTGATGAACAGCGCCACGCCGCGCGTGGGCAGCAGCACGTGCTGCGACTGGAAGGCCGGGTCCTTGCCCAGCCGCACCATCTCGCCATCGAGCAGGTGCTTGCGCTCGCCCAGGCCTTCGCCGAGCTTGGCGTAAGTGCCCAGCGTGTAGATGCCTCCGTCCACATCGACGGCAGTGTCGTTCTTGACGGTGCCGCTGTTCGCGGTGGAGATTTCGTAGTAGCGATCGCGGTTCGCCTGTAGCACCTTGCCCACCGCTGCGAGCAGCGCGCCGCGCTGCGCGTACGTGAGCGCGCGCAGGGCCGGGCCGGCCTGTTCGCGGGCGAAGGCAAAGCCCGCGGCCAGGTCCAGTCCGGTCGCGTCCACGCGCGCGAGTTCGGTGCCCAGCACCGGATCGTGGAGAGCCGTGCCCGGCCCGGTGCCGGCCTGGGCGCGGCCGGAGAGATGGTTCAGGAGGAGTTCGCTCATGGTCGATGCAGTATGTTGCATCTGCACTTTAGCGGCGTCGCCCACCGGCCGTCAAGGGAACGGCCATTTTCCAGTATCGCCCCTGCGCGAAAGTCGGTCTTTGACTTGGCGCAAAAATGCACTATGATGCGCATCAAGCCAACCGGCTAGTGCAGTTTACTGCTTAAGGAGCCCACCCCGTGACCGCCTCTCCCCGTGTCGACTACCAGACCGAACCCTCCCGCTACAAGCACTGGAAGCTCAGCTTCGACGGCCCGGTGGCCACCTTGCGCGCCGACTTCGACGAGAACGGCGGCCTGCGTCCCGGCTACAAGCTCAAGCTCAATAGCTACGACCTGGGCGTCGACATCGAGCTGAACGATGCGATCAACCGCATCCGCTTCGAGCACCCCGAGGTGCGCAGCGTCATCGTGACCAGCGCCAAGGAGAAGGTGTTCTGCTCGGGCGCCAACATCTTCATGCTGGGCGTCTCCAGCCACGCGTGGAAGGTGAACTTCTGCAAGTTCACCAACGAGACGCGCAACGGCCTCGAAGATTCGTCCAAGTACAGTGGCTTGAAGTTCCTGGCGGCCGTGAACGGCGCCTGCGCCGGCGGCGGCTACGAGCTGGCGCTGGCCTGTGACGAGATCATCCTGGTCGACGACCGCAGCAGCGCCGTCAGCCTGCCGGAGGTTCCGCTGCTGGGCGTGCTGCCCGGCACCGGCGGCCTCACGCGCGTCACTGACAAGCGCCACGTGCGCCACGACCTGGCCGACATCTTCTGCACCGTCGCCGAAGGCGTGCGCGGGCAGAAGGCCAAGGACTGGCGCCTGGTCGATGACATCGCCAAGCCGGCGCAATTCGCCGCCCGGGTGCAGGAGCGCGCGCTGGAACTCGCTGCGCAAAGCGATCGTCCCGCCAAGGGCAAGGGCGTGGCGCTCACGCCGCTGCAATGCGAAGTGGAAGAGAACGCGCTGCGCTATCGCCACGTGACCGTCGACATCGACCGCGCCCGCCGCGTCGCCACCTTCACCGTGAAAGCCCCGCAAGGCGCGCAAGCCACTGACATTGCCGCCATCGAAGCGCAGGGCGCCGACTGGTACCCGCTGGCGCTGGGCCGCGAACTGGAAGATGCGATCCTGTCCATGCGCACCAACGAGCTCGACATCGGCCTGTGGCTGGTGAAGACGCAGGGTGACGCGAAGGACGTGCTGGAGATGGACCGCATCCTGGCCGTGAACCAGGGGCACTGGCTGGTGCGCGAAACCATCGGCCTGCTGCGCCGCACCTTCAGCCGCTTCGACGTCTCTTCGCGCAGCCTGTTCGCGCTGGTCGAACAAGGCTCCTGCTTTGCCGGCAGCTTCCTCGAGCTGGCGCTGGCCTGCGACCGCATCTATCACCTGGCGCTGCCCGATGATGAAGAAGCCGCGCCGAAGATCTCCGTTGGCGAACTGAACTTCGGCACCTTCCCGATGGCGACCGGCCAGTCGCGCCTGCAACGGCGCTTCTACGACGAGCAGCCGGCGCTGGAAGCCGTGCGCGCCAAGGTGGGGCAGGCGCTGGACGCCGACGCCGCCTTCGCGCTGGGCCTGGTCACCAGCAACCCCGACGACATCGACTGGGCCGACGAAACCCGCCTCGCCATCGAGGAGCGCGTGGCCATGAGCCCCGACGCGCTGACCGGCCTGGAGGCCAACCTGCGCTTCAACGGCCCGGAAAACATGTTCACCCGCATCTTCGGCCGGCTCACGGCCTGGCAGAACTGGATCTTCCAGCGCCCCAACGCCGTCGGCGACAAGGGCGCCCTGAAGGTCTACGGCAAGGGCGAGCGCGCCGCTTTCGATTTCAACCGCGTCTGAGGAAGAGAACAGCCATGAGCAGCATCGACTACAGCGAGAAGATCCCCAACAACGTCAACCTGGGCGACGACCGCACGCTCAAGCGCGCGCTGGAGCAGTGGCAGCCCAACTTCCTGGGCTGGTGGGACGACATGGGCCCCGAGGGCTCGCAGAACTTCGACGTGTACCTGCGCACCGCGATCAGCGTGGACCCGCAGGGCTGGGCGCAGTTCGGCCACGTGAAGATGCCGGACTACCGCTGGGGCATCTTCCTGAACCCCGGCGACGCCGAGCGCAAGATCCACTTCGGCGACCACAAGGGCGAAGCGGCCTGGCAGGACGTGCCCGGCGAATACCGCGCCAACCTGCGCCGCATCATCGTCACGCAGGGCGACACCGAACCGGCTTCCGTGGAGCAGCAGCGCCACCTGGGCCTGACCGCGCCCAGCCTGTACGACCTGCGCAACCTGTTCCAGGTGAACGTGGAAGAAGGCCGCCACCTGTGGGCCATGGTCTACCTGCTGCACAAGTACTTCGGCCGCGACGGCCGCGAGGAAGGCGAAGCGCTGCTGGAGCGCCGCAGCGGCAACCAGGACAACCCGCGCATCCTGCAGGCCTTCAACGAGAAGACGCCGGACTGGCTGTCCTTCTTCATGTTCACCTACTTCACCGACCGCGACGGCAAGTTCCAGCTGGCCGCGCTGGCGGAAAGCGCCTTCGACCCGCTGGCGCGCACCACCAAGTTCATGCTGACCGAGGAAGCGCACCACATGTTCGTGGGCGAGTCGGGCGTCAGCCGCGTCATCCAGCGCACCTGCCAGGTGATGAACGAGCTGAAGACCGACGACCCGAAGAAGCTGCGCGAAGCGGGCGTCATTGACCTGCCCACCCTGCAGCGCTACCTGAACTTCCACTTCAGCGTCACCATCGACCTGTTCGGCGCCGACGAATCCAGCAACGCGGCCACCTTCTATTCGACCGGCCTCAAGGGCCGCTACGAGGAAGGCAAGCGGACCGACGACCACCAGCTGAAGGGCGAGAGCTACCGCATCCTGCAGGCCGTCAATGGCGACCTGGCGCAGAAGGAAGTGCCGATGCTCAATGCGCTGAACGAGGTGCTGCGCGACGACTACATCAAGGACAGCGTGGGCGGCGTCGAGCGCTGGAACAAGGTGATCGAGAAGGCCGGCATCCCCTTCCGGCTGAAGGTGCCGCACAAGGCTTTCCACCGCAACATCGGCGGCCTCGCGGGCCTGAAGGTTTCGCCCGAAGGCCGGGTGGTGAGCGAAGCCGAATGGAACGCCAAGGTGGGCGAATGGCTGCCCACGGCGGAGGACCGCGCCTTCGTCACCAGCCTGATGGGCCGCGTCGCCGAGCCGGGCAAGTTCGCCAACTGGATCGCGCCGCCGCCGGTGGGCATCAACCGCCAGCCCATCGACTTCGAATACGTGCGTTTCGCCTGAGGTTGCCATGGACGCGTCCGACGTCATCTTCATCCAGCAGCACCTGATCGACCCCGAGATCTGCATCCGCTGCAACACCTGCGAGGCAACCTGCCCGGTGCAGGCGATCACGCACGACTCGATGAACTACGTGGTGGACGCGGCCAAGTGCAACCAGTGCATGGCCTGCGTGCCGCCTTGCCCCACCGGCAGCATCGACAACTGGCGCACCGTTCCCCGCGTGAAGGCCTATTCGATCGAGGCGCAGTTCGGCTGGGACTCGCTGCCGGAGGCGCTGAGCGAAGCGCAGTTGGCGGAAGCGGCGGGTGGCGTCGAGGTCGCGCAGATCCCGCCGCAGGTGGCGGTGCCCGCGCCTGCCGGCGGCATGCCAGGCGCCAACGTGTTCCGCAGCGGCGACTGGGGCGCGGCGATCCCGCCCTGGTCCGCAGCCCACGCGTACACCAACCTGTACGGGCCCAAGGCGGCGGTGAAGACGCTCACGGCCACCGTCACCGGCAACGTGCGCGTGACGGCGGTCGGCAAGGACTACGACACGCACCACATCGTGCTGGACTTCGGCGCCACGCCGTTTCCGGTGCTCGAAGGGCAGAGCATCGCCATCGTGCCGCCCGGCGTGGACGCGCAGGGCCGGGCGCACCATCCGCGCCAGTACAGCATCGCCAGCGCCCGTAACGGCGAGCGGCCCGGCTACAACAACGTCTCGCTGACGATCAAGCGTGTACTGGAGGACCACGAAGGCCGGCCGGTGCGCGGCGTCGCCAGCAACTACATGTGCGACCTGTTGGTGGGCGACAAGGTGGAAGTGATCGGGCCGTTCGGCGCCAGCTTCCTGATGCCGAACCACCCGCGCAGCCACATCGTGATGATCTGCACCGGCACCGGCAGCGCGCCGATGCGCGCGATGACCGAGTGGCGCCGGCGCCTGCGCAAGTCCGGCAAGTTCGAGGGCGGCAAGCTGATGCTGTTCTTCGGCGCGCGCAGCGCCGAGGAGCTGCCCTACTTCGGGCCGCTGCAGAAGCTGCCCAAGGACTTCATCGACATCAACTTCGCGTTCAGCCGGCAGGCGGAGCAGCCGAAGCGCTACGTGCAGGACCTGATGCGCGAGCGCAGCGCGGACCTCGCGCAGCTGCTGGCGGATCCGCACGCCTTCTTCTATGTGTGCGGCCTGAAGGCGATGGAGGAGGGCGTGGTGTTGGCGCTGCGCGACGTGGCGCAGCAGGTGGGGCTGGATTGGGAGACGGTCGGCGCAGCCTTGAAGCGGGAAGGGCGGCTGCACCTGGAGACGTACTGACGCATGGGCGGCGTCAATACCACCTATTCACCGAATTCGTAGCTCGCTCCCGAGGCGCTCCCTACATTCCGTAACAAGAAACGGAGGTGGGGATGTCGCTGGGACTGAAGCGCCGCATGGCGCTGGCCTTCACTGCGCTGGTGCTGCTGATGCTGGCGATCACCGCCGTCGGCTGGTGGCAGACGCGCGGCCTGGGCACGCAGCTCGAACGCGTGGTGGAGGGCCATAACCGGCGCGCCGAACTCGCGCACCGGCTGGAAGCCGCGCAGTTGGATTGGACCGGCCAGCTGCACGCCACCATTGCCTACACCGAAGCCGAAGACCTGAAGGCGCAGGAAGCCCAGGTCCGCAAGGCCCGCAGCCGCTACCTGGCCGCCGAAGACGCGCTGGCTGCCGCCCTGAAGGACTCCAGCGACGAAGCCCTGCGCCAGCGGATCGAACGCATCCGCGCCAAGCGCCAGGCGGTGGAAACGCCGCTGGACCTGGTGCTGCGCAATGCCTTGAACGGTTCCGGCGCCGAGACCTC
Coding sequences within it:
- a CDS encoding 3,4-dehydroadipyl-CoA semialdehyde dehydrogenase gives rise to the protein MSELLLNHLSGRAQAGTGPGTALHDPVLGTELARVDATGLDLAAGFAFAREQAGPALRALTYAQRGALLAAVGKVLQANRDRYYEISTANSGTVKNDTAVDVDGGIYTLGTYAKLGEGLGERKHLLDGEMVRLGKDPAFQSQHVLLPTRGVALFINAFNFPSWGLWEKAGPALLSGVPVIVKPATATAWLTQRMVQDVVEAGILPPGALSVVCGSSAGLMDQLQPFDVVSFTGSAETAAIIRSHPAVARGSVRVNIEADSINSAVLLPDAGSESLDLFVKEVAREMTQKSGQKCTAIRRAFVPSDLYDAAAQAIAARLAKTTVGNPRNETVRMGALVSRGQLAAVRGGLAELQQHTEVLHDGSQQALVDADPAVACCMAPTLLGARDPDGNPVVHDLEVFGPVATLMPYRDAAHAFALVRRGQGSLVASLYGSDAGALSAAALELADSHGRVHVISPDVAATQTGHGNVMPQSLHGGPGRAGGGEELGGLRALNFYHRRAAVQASTGVLQNLAA
- a CDS encoding 3-oxoacyl-ACP reductase — its product is MLFSKYRAPVLPRRTGAYAPDELTGRCVLVQGPGALAEAVRAQGGLLVDRGPLDAVVLDTSGCDSVAALRVLYDALHPAVRLLGAGGRVLLLAAGVPPSPQAAACARAVEGFTRSLAKELGRRGATANCLYLEPGAALDAPLAFFCSERSAYVCGQALHWQAASATARPARRISVVTGAAGGIGAATVRRLAAEGDCVLCVDVPQADAALRALAAETSGEALPLDLTAPGAPAQLAQAVQRAGGADVLVHNAGITRDRSLGRMSAQEWDQVLDLNLRAILAIDAALDAAGALNAAAREICLASISGIAGNAGQANYAASKAGLVGYVAARGQQLAARGSTVNAVAPGFIETAMTHAIPFMVRTVGRRLNSLRQGGRPADVAEAIAFLARPEARGCNGQVLRVCGQSWLGA
- the boxA gene encoding benzoyl-CoA 2,3-epoxidase subunit BoxA produces the protein MDASDVIFIQQHLIDPEICIRCNTCEATCPVQAITHDSMNYVVDAAKCNQCMACVPPCPTGSIDNWRTVPRVKAYSIEAQFGWDSLPEALSEAQLAEAAGGVEVAQIPPQVAVPAPAGGMPGANVFRSGDWGAAIPPWSAAHAYTNLYGPKAAVKTLTATVTGNVRVTAVGKDYDTHHIVLDFGATPFPVLEGQSIAIVPPGVDAQGRAHHPRQYSIASARNGERPGYNNVSLTIKRVLEDHEGRPVRGVASNYMCDLLVGDKVEVIGPFGASFLMPNHPRSHIVMICTGTGSAPMRAMTEWRRRLRKSGKFEGGKLMLFFGARSAEELPYFGPLQKLPKDFIDINFAFSRQAEQPKRYVQDLMRERSADLAQLLADPHAFFYVCGLKAMEEGVVLALRDVAQQVGLDWETVGAALKREGRLHLETY
- the boxC gene encoding 2,3-epoxybenzoyl-CoA dihydrolase, with the translated sequence MTASPRVDYQTEPSRYKHWKLSFDGPVATLRADFDENGGLRPGYKLKLNSYDLGVDIELNDAINRIRFEHPEVRSVIVTSAKEKVFCSGANIFMLGVSSHAWKVNFCKFTNETRNGLEDSSKYSGLKFLAAVNGACAGGGYELALACDEIILVDDRSSAVSLPEVPLLGVLPGTGGLTRVTDKRHVRHDLADIFCTVAEGVRGQKAKDWRLVDDIAKPAQFAARVQERALELAAQSDRPAKGKGVALTPLQCEVEENALRYRHVTVDIDRARRVATFTVKAPQGAQATDIAAIEAQGADWYPLALGRELEDAILSMRTNELDIGLWLVKTQGDAKDVLEMDRILAVNQGHWLVRETIGLLRRTFSRFDVSSRSLFALVEQGSCFAGSFLELALACDRIYHLALPDDEEAAPKISVGELNFGTFPMATGQSRLQRRFYDEQPALEAVRAKVGQALDADAAFALGLVTSNPDDIDWADETRLAIEERVAMSPDALTGLEANLRFNGPENMFTRIFGRLTAWQNWIFQRPNAVGDKGALKVYGKGERAAFDFNRV
- the boxB gene encoding benzoyl-CoA 2,3-epoxidase subunit BoxB translates to MSSIDYSEKIPNNVNLGDDRTLKRALEQWQPNFLGWWDDMGPEGSQNFDVYLRTAISVDPQGWAQFGHVKMPDYRWGIFLNPGDAERKIHFGDHKGEAAWQDVPGEYRANLRRIIVTQGDTEPASVEQQRHLGLTAPSLYDLRNLFQVNVEEGRHLWAMVYLLHKYFGRDGREEGEALLERRSGNQDNPRILQAFNEKTPDWLSFFMFTYFTDRDGKFQLAALAESAFDPLARTTKFMLTEEAHHMFVGESGVSRVIQRTCQVMNELKTDDPKKLREAGVIDLPTLQRYLNFHFSVTIDLFGADESSNAATFYSTGLKGRYEEGKRTDDHQLKGESYRILQAVNGDLAQKEVPMLNALNEVLRDDYIKDSVGGVERWNKVIEKAGIPFRLKVPHKAFHRNIGGLAGLKVSPEGRVVSEAEWNAKVGEWLPTAEDRAFVTSLMGRVAEPGKFANWIAPPPVGINRQPIDFEYVRFA
- a CDS encoding benzoate-CoA ligase family protein, producing the protein MTAESVAPPPELYNFASDLLQRNAARPGKTAFVDDRGTLTYGALAQRVRQLAAALRAAGVRREERVLLLMHDANEWPVAFLGAIYAGAVPVAVNTLLTADDYAYMLEHSRAQAAFVSGALLPTLRAAMDQGAHELQAIVVSQPADALQAGEVEFENFLGEALAQPAPTRADDPAFWLYSSGSTGRPKGAVHAHGNPYWTAELYGQGVLGLRESDVCFSAAKLYFAYGLGNALTFPLWAGATVLLLAGRPTPDEVFRRLRGEVGGVKPTVFYGAPTGFAGMLAAPGLPARKELALRLVSSAGEALPAELGERFKAHFGVDIVDGIGSTEMLHVFLSNRPEQVRYGSTGWPVPGYRIELRGDDGAPVPDGEPGDLYIQGPSSALMYWSNRAKSRDTFQGAWCKSGDKYLRNADGSYTYGGRSDDMLKVSGIYVSPFEVEATLVQHAAVLEAAVIGVSDAEGLTKTKAFVVLKQGREASAEELKAFVKERLAAYKYPRAIEFLPELPKTATGKIQRFRLREREAARQAA